The following proteins are encoded in a genomic region of Neurospora crassa OR74A linkage group VI, whole genome shotgun sequence:
- a CDS encoding FAD binding oxidoreductase: MESLAQNLDHLTITSHPSSSSSSSSSSSSVPAWIQACFAERAADAKAAAINNHAPPQQEEEEAGHDQMDLDIVDPVVLPRKTVLQSSSSSSSTPSDRFTQAVWGRVFNHRRDYSLTPHVRAVVHPRTTAEVIAVVEYAKATGKRVSVRSGGHSWAAWSVRGDAILVDLCELELPDTLKIEWFGHHGKYGCTERVMDDSAERGPAEACVWYDEESQVVACPPSMTGQELNDFLVWMGGGGSGKGRRMFAGGHCPDVGLGGFLLQGGMGWNCKNWGWACESVISMEVVTADGQHLLINKDSHPDLFWAARGAGPGFPAIVTRLYLRTRPLLEMYHSLYFYPVSLFKKVLQWAINIAPTCDPGMEIVCVSSHLRTSTSKNPYDPNPAKDSDYDPEPTILASFTLFTTSRSAALAALQPIHDLHPPGTKHLVFCQPTSLTQEYKQQLLASPWGHRYCCDNAYISNDLSSSSGTPASSSGLGAHGMEATEESISVPDVLEKAFTTLPTVKSSALWFSMNPRSRRPLLDPQGEPMALSMQSDHYFAVYTVWSDEEDDERCTGWVRDVFKGVEKYAVGSYLGDADFRVRRARFWSDECARKLREVRRKWDPEGRMGGFCEEREGDEEVLGNGGGWV; this comes from the exons ATGGAGTCACTCGCCCAGAACTTGGACCACCTAACCATCACATCCCacccctcctcatcctcctcctcctcctcctcctcttcctccgtcccAGCATGGATCCAGGCATGCTTCGCCGAAAGAGCAGCGGACGCCAAAGCCGCCGCGATCAACAACCATGCCCCTcctcaacaagaagaagaagaagcaggacATGACCAAATGGATCTCGACATCGTCGACCCAGTAGTTCTCCCCAGAAAAACAGTCCtccaatcctcctcctcctcctcctccaccccttcCGACCGCTTCACCCAAGCAGTCTGGGGCCGCGTCTTCAACCACCGCCGCGATTACTCCCTCACCCCCCACGTGCGCGCTGTCGTCCATCCGCGCACCACGGCCGAAGTCATCGCCGTAGTTGAGTACGCCAAGGCCACAGGCAAGCGCGTGAGTGTGCGTAGCGGGGGTCATAGTTGGGCGGCGTGGAGCGTAAGGGGGGATGCTATTTTGGTGGATTTATGCGAGCTGGAACTGCCGGACACGCTTAAGATAGAATGGTTCGGGCATCATGGAAAGTACGGGTGTACGGAGAGAGTGATGGATGATTCGGCTGAAAGGGGACCGGCGGAGGCGTGTGTTTGGTATGATGAAGAGTCCCAGGTGGTGGCGTGTCCGCCGTCGATGACGGGGCAGGAACTGAATGACTTTTTGGTGtggatgggaggaggaggaagcgggaaggggaggaggatgtttgCGGGCGGGCATTGTCCTGATGTTGGGTTGGGAGGGTTTTTGTTGCAAGGGGGGATGGGGTGGAATTGTAAG AACTGGGGATGGGCATGTGAATCCGTCATCAGCATGGAAGTCGTGACAGCCGATGGCCAACACCTTCTCATCAACAAAGACTCCCACCCCGATCTCTTTTGGGCAGCGCGAGGAGCCGGCCCCGGATTCCCAGCCATCGTCACTCGTCTCTACCTTCGTACACGGCCACTTCTGGAGATGTACCACAGCCTGTACTTCTACCCTGTCTCACTCTTCAAGAAAGTCCTGCAATGGGCAATCAAC ATCGCACCAACCTGCGACCCAGGCATGGAAATCGTCTGCGTCTCCTCCCACCTCCGCACTTCCACCTCCAAAAACCCATACGACCCGAACCCAGCAAAGGACTCAGACTACGACCCGGAACCCACCATCCTCGCCTCCTTcaccctcttcaccacctcccgctccgccgccctcgccgccctGCAACCCATCCACGACCTGCACCCGCCCGGCACCAAACACCTGGTCTTCTGCCAACCGACCTCCCTCACGCAAGAGTACAAACAGCAACTGTTGGCCAGCCCGTGGGGACATAGGTATTGCTGTGATAAcgcttatatttctaatgatttgtcttcttcttctgggacCCCGGCCTCCTCATCCGGCTTAGGAGCACACGGCATGGAGGCTACGGAGGAATCTATATCAGTCCCTGACGTCCTCGAAAAAGCTTTCACGACTTTACCAACGGTCAAATCTTCTGCTCTCTGGTTCTCCATGAACCCCCGGTCCCGTCGCCCGCTTCTAGATCCTCAGGGAGAACCAATGGCTCTCTCGATGCAAAGTGATCACTACTTTGCTGTGTATACCGTCTGGTctgatgaagaagatgacgagcGGTGTACGGGGTGGGTTAGGGATGTCTTCAAAGGGGTGGAGAAGTATGCTGTGGGGAGTTACCTGGGGGATGCGGACTTTagggtgaggagggcgaggttTTGGAGTGATGAGTGTGCGCGGAAATTGAGGGAGGTTAGGAGGAAGTGGGATCCGGAGGGAAGAATGGGGGGTTTTTgtgaggagagggagggggatgaggaggttTTGGGGAATGGAGGTGGGTGGGTTTGA